From the genome of Magnetococcales bacterium, one region includes:
- a CDS encoding acetyl-CoA C-acetyltransferase, with protein MKEVVIVAAGRTAVGNFLGALSKVPATVLGSKVIAGVIQRAGIKPEQVDEVIMGQILTAGARQNPARQSAMGAGIPYTTPAMTVDKLCGSGMKSIHLATMAIKLGDVDIVVAGGQENMTLAPHLILDGRTGTRMGPGRMEDSLIYDGLTDVFNEYHMGVTAENIAERFNISKDEQDKFAVASQNKAEAAQKSGRFKDEIIPIEIPQGRNKPPLVFENDEFIRKGATMEQLAKIPGAFKKGGTVTAGNASGINDGAAAVVLMSKEKATQLGIKPLARVVAYASAGVDPAIMGTGPIPASTLCLKKAGWTVADLDLIEANEAFAAQAIKVNNDLAWDLSKVNVNGGAIALGHPVGASGCRVVVTLLHEMQRRDAKKGLATLCIGGGQGIAIAVQRD; from the coding sequence ATGAAAGAAGTCGTCATCGTCGCCGCGGGACGCACCGCGGTTGGAAACTTTCTGGGAGCCCTTTCCAAGGTGCCCGCCACGGTGCTCGGGTCCAAGGTCATCGCCGGAGTCATTCAACGCGCCGGAATCAAACCGGAACAGGTCGATGAAGTGATCATGGGCCAGATCCTGACCGCAGGCGCCCGGCAGAATCCTGCCCGTCAATCAGCCATGGGGGCGGGCATTCCCTACACCACCCCCGCCATGACGGTGGACAAGTTGTGCGGCAGCGGCATGAAATCGATTCATCTGGCGACCATGGCCATCAAACTGGGTGACGTGGACATCGTCGTGGCGGGAGGTCAGGAAAACATGACCCTGGCACCGCACCTGATCCTCGATGGCCGCACCGGCACCCGCATGGGGCCTGGACGGATGGAAGACAGCCTCATCTATGACGGCCTGACCGACGTGTTCAACGAATACCACATGGGGGTCACCGCCGAGAACATTGCCGAGCGTTTCAATATTTCCAAGGACGAGCAGGACAAATTTGCCGTTGCCTCGCAGAACAAGGCGGAAGCGGCACAAAAATCGGGCCGGTTCAAGGATGAAATCATCCCCATCGAAATCCCCCAGGGCCGCAACAAGCCCCCCCTGGTCTTTGAAAACGATGAATTCATCCGCAAGGGGGCGACCATGGAACAACTGGCCAAGATCCCCGGCGCCTTTAAGAAGGGTGGCACGGTGACCGCGGGCAACGCCTCGGGAATCAACGACGGCGCCGCGGCGGTGGTCTTGATGTCGAAGGAAAAAGCGACGCAGTTGGGCATCAAGCCCCTCGCCCGGGTTGTTGCCTACGCCAGCGCCGGCGTGGATCCGGCGATCATGGGTACCGGTCCGATCCCCGCCAGCACCCTGTGCCTCAAGAAGGCGGGCTGGACCGTCGCCGACCTCGACCTGATCGAGGCCAACGAGGCCTTTGCCGCCCAGGCGATCAAGGTCAACAACGACCTGGCCTGGGATCTGTCCAAGGTCAACGTCAATGGTGGCGCCATCGCCCTGGGACATCCGGTGGGGGCCTCGGGATGCCGTGTCGTGGTCACCTTGTTGCACGAGATGCAACGCCGTGACGCCAAGAAGGGGCTTGCGACCCTGTGCATTGGTGGTGGCCAGGGGATCGCCATCGCCGTGCAACGGGATTGA
- the phbB gene encoding acetoacetyl-CoA reductase, translating to MTKRVALVTGGMGGIGTDIIRDLAKAGKVVASTYASFEKDNIPAWTAELKKEGIDCFLAECDVSNFDSCAKAVKEIEAKLGPIDILVNCAGITKDSSLKKMEVAAWNKVIEVNLNSVFNMTKQVFSGMVDRGFGRIIHISSMNGRRGMFGQANYAATKSGMAGFSMSVAQEGAKKNVTSNTVCPGYTATAMMKTIPEKVMQGILAQIPAGRMAEPMEIARVVTFLADDNAGFINGTNIDVNGAQYTSY from the coding sequence ATGACGAAGAGAGTTGCATTGGTCACGGGTGGCATGGGTGGCATCGGTACCGACATCATTCGGGACCTTGCCAAGGCAGGAAAGGTTGTCGCTTCGACCTATGCGTCGTTCGAAAAGGATAACATCCCCGCCTGGACCGCCGAACTGAAGAAGGAAGGGATCGACTGCTTCCTGGCGGAATGCGACGTGTCCAATTTTGATTCCTGCGCCAAGGCGGTCAAGGAAATCGAGGCCAAATTGGGTCCGATCGACATCCTGGTCAACTGCGCCGGCATCACCAAGGACTCCTCCCTCAAGAAGATGGAAGTGGCCGCCTGGAACAAGGTCATCGAGGTCAACCTCAACAGCGTTTTCAACATGACCAAGCAGGTGTTCTCGGGCATGGTGGACCGTGGATTCGGTCGCATCATCCACATTTCCTCCATGAACGGTCGCCGCGGCATGTTCGGTCAGGCCAACTATGCCGCCACCAAGTCGGGCATGGCCGGTTTTTCGATGTCGGTCGCCCAGGAAGGGGCCAAGAAAAATGTGACCAGCAACACCGTTTGCCCCGGTTACACCGCCACCGCCATGATGAAGACGATTCCCGAAAAGGTCATGCAGGGCATTCTCGCCCAGATCCCCGCCGGTCGCATGGCGGAGCCCATGGAAATCGCCCGGGTCGTCACCTTCCTGGCCGACGACAACGCGGGATTCATCAATGGTACCAACATTGATGTCAATGGCGCCCAATACACCAGCTATTGA
- the phaR gene encoding polyhydroxyalkanoate synthesis repressor PhaR has translation MTETVRIIKKYPNRRLYDTESSTYVTLEGIRRLVLAGSPFKVVDNKTGADITRAILLQIISEREEKGAPVLTTDLLQSIIRFYGDSLQSQGVLGEYLQQSMDFFLDQQNRIRAAADPIALMSEMTNRSLNFWNNFFPGSQPSGSNQRDNTSKH, from the coding sequence ATGACCGAAACCGTGCGCATCATCAAGAAATATCCCAATCGGCGTCTTTACGACACCGAATCCTCCACTTATGTCACCTTGGAAGGAATCCGGCGCCTGGTTCTTGCCGGATCTCCTTTCAAGGTGGTGGACAACAAGACAGGAGCCGACATTACCCGGGCCATCCTGTTGCAGATCATCAGCGAACGCGAAGAAAAAGGAGCCCCGGTCCTTACCACCGACCTGTTGCAAAGCATCATCCGATTTTACGGCGATTCCCTGCAATCCCAGGGTGTTCTCGGCGAATATCTGCAACAAAGCATGGATTTTTTTCTTGATCAACAAAACCGCATCCGTGCTGCCGCCGATCCGATCGCCCTCATGTCGGAAATGACCAATCGAAGCCTTAATTTCTGGAACAACTTTTTCCCCGGATCCCAACCTTCGGGGAGCAATCAACGGGATAATACTTCAAAACATTGA
- a CDS encoding phasin family protein — MDKKIADQLTELSQKMMETVTTLQKINDRTVQDLAKQQLEAAENFIKSGSEQMKQMGSIKTVQDAVTNQAELASEVGKMVLANAQKTMEVLTRGQSELKNLIDQNIKELMDRAKNGGR; from the coding sequence ATGGATAAGAAAATCGCCGATCAACTGACGGAACTTTCGCAAAAAATGATGGAAACCGTCACCACTTTGCAGAAAATCAACGACCGCACCGTTCAGGATCTGGCCAAACAGCAGCTTGAAGCTGCCGAAAATTTCATCAAATCGGGCTCCGAACAGATGAAACAGATGGGCAGCATCAAGACGGTCCAGGACGCCGTTACCAATCAGGCGGAGCTGGCCTCCGAGGTGGGCAAGATGGTCCTGGCCAATGCGCAAAAAACCATGGAAGTCCTCACCCGCGGCCAATCGGAACTGAAAAATCTGATCGATCAAAACATCAAGGAATTGATGGACCGGGCCAAGAATGGTGGGCGCTAG
- the phaC gene encoding class III poly(R)-hydroxyalkanoic acid synthase subunit PhaC, protein MFPFNIKPEAAAKELNQYYKQMAAGMKTLSELGPISEGISAKEAVYEEDKVVLYHYTPRVEKPHGIPVLVIYALVNRPYVADMQEDRSLIRGLLDQGLDVYIIDWGYPDASDRFQELDDHINGYIRRCVDFIRARYDLPSINILGICQGGTFSICFTSLYPEKVKNLVTVVTPVDFHGGKNVLGSWGKDLDVDLIVDSLGNVSGDLLNFTFLSMNPYRLTGQKYLDMIPMLEDPTGLMNFLRMEKWIFDSPDQPGETFRQFVKDFFQDNKLIKGEVRLGGKRVDMKNITMPVFNVFATKDHLVPPPASQALGKYSNSKDYSEFPFKGGHIGIFTSGRSMSEVPPAIANWLKAR, encoded by the coding sequence ATGTTTCCGTTCAACATTAAGCCCGAAGCGGCCGCCAAGGAACTGAATCAATATTACAAACAGATGGCTGCCGGCATGAAAACCCTGAGCGAACTGGGACCCATCAGCGAGGGGATCAGCGCCAAGGAAGCCGTCTATGAAGAGGACAAGGTTGTCCTGTATCATTACACCCCCCGGGTGGAAAAGCCGCATGGCATTCCGGTTTTGGTGATTTATGCCCTGGTCAATCGCCCCTATGTGGCGGACATGCAGGAAGACCGGTCGTTGATCCGCGGACTGTTGGATCAAGGGTTGGATGTCTACATCATCGACTGGGGTTATCCCGACGCCTCCGACCGTTTTCAGGAACTCGACGATCACATCAACGGCTATATCCGGCGTTGCGTCGATTTCATCCGCGCCCGTTACGATCTGCCGAGCATCAACATTCTCGGCATTTGTCAGGGGGGCACGTTCAGCATTTGTTTCACCTCGCTATACCCGGAAAAGGTCAAAAATCTGGTGACGGTGGTGACTCCGGTCGATTTCCATGGTGGCAAGAATGTTCTGGGATCCTGGGGCAAGGATCTGGATGTCGATCTGATCGTTGACAGTCTGGGCAATGTTTCGGGTGATCTTTTGAATTTCACCTTCCTGTCGATGAACCCCTATCGCTTGACGGGGCAAAAATATCTCGACATGATTCCGATGCTGGAAGATCCTACGGGCTTGATGAACTTCCTGCGGATGGAAAAATGGATTTTCGATTCTCCCGATCAACCGGGCGAGACCTTCCGTCAGTTCGTCAAGGATTTCTTCCAGGACAACAAGCTGATCAAAGGTGAAGTTCGTCTCGGTGGCAAGCGGGTGGACATGAAGAACATCACCATGCCGGTCTTCAATGTCTTTGCCACCAAGGATCATCTGGTTCCCCCGCCTGCCTCCCAGGCCCTGGGGAAATACAGTAACAGCAAGGATTATTCCGAGTTTCCCTTCAAGGGGGGGCACATTGGCATCTTCACTTCCGGTCGTTCCATGTCGGAAGTTCCTCCTGCCATTGCCAACTGGCTCAAAGCCCGTTAA